The Saccharothrix variisporea genome has a segment encoding these proteins:
- a CDS encoding AfsR/SARP family transcriptional regulator — protein MVEVLVLGEVVARVDGCPVDLGPAKQRCVLAALALEVGRVVPVDRLVECVWGVDAPRRPRETLATYVSRLRHLLAPARIERRAGGYVLVLDEDAVDLHRFRALRGRDLAEAVALWRGDPLTGLEGSWAEGERQLLREERLRAECDLTDQRLRAGEGEQLVAELAARTAEHPLDERVVGQHMLALYRAGRVGAALEEFRLVRARLVEELGTDPGRALRDLHERILAADPALDARAVVVPRQLPAPPPRFTGRAEELAALTQALDERGTVVISAIAGTGGIGKTWLALHWAHRHADRFPDGQLFVDLQGFSPTAPLDPGTALRGLLTALGVEPRDVPADLAAQAGLYRSVLADKRVLVVLDNARDAAQVVPLLPGSPGCAVLITSRNRLTEVVARHGARPLALDVLGAAESREVLVSVLGEREDVDDLAARCHGFPLALGIVAGRAAANPWLPLGALAASLREGLGALDDENPAASLPAVLSWSVEALSAEQARAFALLGLAPGADFGLHAAASLTGLPVERVRDVLRALEDAHLVRQHAPGRWSMHDLVKLYAAREVASSAALGRVVDHYLHTAFGADRLLDPHRVPIELGPCTGVPVELPDEAAAMAWFEVEHANLLAVQRVAADEAVWRLAWSLDNFLVRRGHLVDTVLVWRAGVAAADRLGDPVARTLAYRRLGTAAGEAGLHEEALDRLHSALELVTRTGDRQAEAHIRNNLAGAYERQGRPADALEHVGEALRLYRELELPIWEAYALNALGWLQAKLGSYEPARTSCLAALELARRHSYVNVQANILDSLGFIDHQTGRFEEALARFEEALELCSSLGETYSAANTLDRMGETCRVMGDVARARGCWERALEGYREQGRGRDVERVEGRLAALG, from the coding sequence GTGGTCGAGGTCCTGGTGCTGGGTGAGGTGGTGGCCCGGGTCGACGGGTGTCCGGTCGACCTCGGGCCCGCCAAGCAGCGGTGCGTGCTGGCGGCGCTGGCGCTGGAGGTCGGTCGGGTCGTGCCGGTGGACCGGCTGGTCGAGTGCGTGTGGGGTGTCGACGCGCCGCGCCGCCCCCGGGAGACGCTGGCCACCTACGTGTCCCGGCTGCGGCACCTGCTGGCGCCGGCCCGGATCGAGCGGCGCGCGGGCGGGTACGTGCTGGTGCTCGACGAGGACGCCGTGGACCTGCACCGGTTCCGGGCGCTGCGCGGCAGGGACCTGGCCGAGGCGGTCGCGCTGTGGCGCGGCGACCCGCTGACCGGGCTGGAGGGCTCCTGGGCCGAGGGCGAACGGCAGCTGCTGCGCGAGGAGCGGCTGCGCGCCGAGTGCGACCTGACCGACCAGCGGCTGCGGGCCGGTGAGGGCGAGCAGCTGGTGGCCGAGCTCGCCGCGCGGACGGCCGAGCACCCCTTGGACGAGCGGGTCGTCGGGCAGCACATGCTGGCGCTGTACCGGGCGGGCCGGGTCGGGGCCGCACTGGAGGAGTTCCGGCTGGTCCGGGCCAGGCTGGTCGAGGAACTGGGCACCGACCCCGGCCGCGCCCTGCGTGACCTGCACGAACGCATCCTGGCGGCGGACCCGGCGCTGGACGCCCGCGCGGTCGTGGTGCCCCGCCAGCTGCCCGCCCCTCCCCCGCGCTTCACCGGCCGCGCGGAGGAGCTGGCCGCGTTGACCCAGGCGCTGGACGAGCGGGGCACGGTGGTGATCTCGGCGATCGCGGGCACCGGCGGCATCGGCAAGACGTGGCTGGCCCTGCACTGGGCGCACCGGCACGCGGACCGCTTCCCGGACGGGCAGCTGTTCGTGGACCTGCAGGGCTTCAGCCCGACCGCCCCGCTGGACCCCGGGACCGCGCTGCGCGGCCTGCTGACCGCGCTGGGCGTCGAGCCCCGGGACGTGCCCGCGGACCTGGCGGCGCAGGCCGGGCTGTACCGGAGCGTGCTGGCGGACAAGCGGGTGCTGGTCGTGCTGGACAACGCCCGCGACGCGGCCCAGGTGGTGCCGCTGCTGCCCGGCAGTCCCGGGTGCGCGGTCCTGATCACCAGCCGCAACCGGCTGACCGAGGTCGTCGCGCGCCACGGCGCCCGCCCGCTGGCGTTGGACGTGCTGGGCGCGGCGGAGTCCCGGGAAGTCCTGGTGTCCGTGCTGGGCGAGCGCGAGGACGTCGACGACCTGGCGGCCCGCTGTCACGGCTTCCCGCTGGCGCTGGGCATCGTGGCCGGGCGGGCGGCGGCGAACCCGTGGCTGCCGTTGGGTGCGCTGGCGGCGTCGTTGCGGGAGGGTCTGGGCGCGCTGGACGACGAGAACCCGGCGGCGAGCCTGCCCGCGGTGTTGTCGTGGTCGGTCGAGGCGTTGAGCGCGGAGCAGGCGCGGGCGTTCGCGTTGCTGGGTCTCGCGCCGGGCGCGGACTTCGGGTTGCACGCGGCGGCCAGTCTGACCGGTTTGCCGGTGGAGCGGGTGCGGGACGTGCTGCGGGCGTTGGAGGACGCGCACCTGGTGCGGCAGCACGCGCCCGGCCGGTGGTCCATGCACGACCTGGTCAAGCTGTACGCGGCCCGGGAGGTGGCTTCGTCGGCGGCACTGGGGCGGGTGGTGGACCACTACCTGCACACGGCTTTTGGTGCCGACCGGTTGTTGGACCCGCACCGGGTGCCGATCGAGCTGGGTCCGTGCACCGGGGTGCCCGTGGAGCTGCCGGACGAGGCCGCGGCCATGGCGTGGTTCGAGGTCGAGCACGCGAACCTGCTCGCCGTGCAGCGGGTGGCGGCCGACGAGGCGGTGTGGCGGCTGGCGTGGTCCCTGGACAACTTCCTGGTGCGGCGTGGGCACCTGGTGGACACCGTCCTGGTGTGGCGGGCCGGGGTCGCGGCGGCCGACCGCTTGGGCGACCCGGTGGCCCGGACCCTGGCGTACCGGCGGCTCGGGACCGCAGCGGGCGAGGCCGGGTTGCACGAGGAGGCACTGGACCGGTTGCACTCCGCGTTGGAGTTGGTCACCCGGACGGGTGACCGTCAGGCGGAGGCGCACATCCGCAACAACCTCGCGGGTGCCTACGAGCGGCAGGGGCGGCCGGCGGACGCGTTGGAGCACGTCGGCGAGGCGCTGCGGTTGTACCGAGAGCTGGAGCTGCCGATCTGGGAGGCGTACGCGCTCAACGCGCTGGGGTGGTTGCAGGCGAAGCTCGGGTCCTACGAGCCCGCGCGGACGTCGTGCCTGGCGGCGCTGGAGTTGGCGCGGCGGCACTCGTACGTGAACGTGCAGGCGAACATCCTGGACAGCCTCGGGTTCATCGACCACCAGACCGGGCGGTTCGAGGAGGCGCTGGCGCGGTTCGAGGAGGCGCTGGAGTTGTGCTCTTCGTTGGGGGAGACGTACAGCGCGGCCAACACCCTGGATCGGATGGGTGAAACCTGCCGGGTGATGGGTGATGTCGCGCGGGCTCGGGGGTGTTGGGAGCGGGCGTTGGAGGGGTACCGGGAGCAGGGGCGGGGGCGGGACGTCGAGCGGGTGGAGGGACGGCTGGCCGCGCTGGGGTAG
- a CDS encoding M20/M25/M40 family metallo-hydrolase, translating into MSNVEEGLRVAQDEVVGLASELIRIDTTNTGDPATLVGEREAAEWVAEKLEEVGYETTYVESGAKGRGNVVARLAGADPSRGALLVHGHLDVVPADASEWSVHPFSGAVQDGYVWGRGAVDMKDMVAMSLAVARRFKRDGVVPPRDIVFAFLADEEAGGLFGAKWLVDNRPELFEGVTEAISEVGGFSITLKDDVRAYLVETAEKGIRWLKLRVRGTAGHGSMIHRDNAVAKLAAAVTKLGQHRFPVVITPSVREFLDGVSEITGLDFPEDDIEGAVGKLGALSRMIGATLRDTANPTMLSAGYKANVIPSVAEATVDCRILPGREEAFDRELAELLGPDVEREWIGLPPVETTFDGALVDAMTASITAEDPGAKVLPYMLSGGTDAKSFQQLGIRNFGFAPLKLPADLDFSGLFHGVDERVPVDALQFGVRVLDRFLRNS; encoded by the coding sequence GTGAGCAACGTCGAAGAAGGCCTCCGGGTGGCGCAGGACGAGGTCGTCGGCCTCGCCAGTGAGCTGATCAGGATCGACACCACCAACACCGGGGATCCCGCGACGCTCGTCGGGGAACGCGAGGCGGCCGAGTGGGTCGCCGAGAAGCTCGAAGAGGTCGGGTACGAGACGACCTACGTGGAGTCCGGGGCCAAGGGGCGCGGGAACGTCGTCGCGCGGTTGGCCGGGGCCGACCCGTCCCGCGGTGCGCTGCTGGTGCACGGGCACTTGGACGTGGTGCCAGCCGACGCCTCCGAGTGGTCGGTGCACCCGTTCTCCGGTGCGGTGCAGGACGGGTACGTGTGGGGGCGCGGGGCCGTGGACATGAAGGACATGGTCGCCATGTCCCTGGCCGTGGCCCGGCGGTTCAAGCGGGACGGTGTGGTGCCGCCGCGGGACATCGTGTTCGCGTTCCTCGCCGACGAGGAGGCCGGTGGTCTGTTCGGCGCGAAGTGGCTGGTGGACAACCGGCCCGAACTGTTCGAAGGGGTCACCGAGGCGATCAGCGAGGTCGGCGGCTTCTCCATCACGCTCAAGGACGACGTCCGCGCCTACCTGGTCGAGACCGCCGAGAAGGGCATCCGGTGGCTCAAGCTCCGGGTCCGCGGCACCGCCGGGCACGGCTCGATGATCCACCGCGACAACGCGGTCGCCAAGCTCGCGGCGGCGGTGACCAAGCTCGGGCAGCACCGGTTCCCCGTCGTGATCACGCCGTCGGTGCGGGAGTTCCTCGACGGCGTCTCGGAGATCACCGGCCTGGACTTCCCCGAGGACGACATCGAGGGCGCGGTCGGCAAGCTCGGCGCGTTGTCCCGCATGATCGGCGCGACGCTGCGCGACACCGCCAACCCCACCATGCTCTCCGCCGGGTACAAGGCGAACGTCATCCCCTCCGTGGCCGAGGCCACTGTGGACTGCCGCATCCTGCCCGGCCGCGAGGAGGCCTTCGACCGGGAGCTGGCCGAGTTGCTGGGCCCGGACGTCGAGCGAGAGTGGATCGGCCTGCCGCCGGTCGAGACGACGTTCGACGGCGCGCTGGTGGACGCCATGACCGCGTCGATCACCGCCGAGGACCCCGGCGCGAAGGTGCTGCCGTACATGCTCTCCGGCGGCACGGACGCGAAGTCGTTCCAGCAGTTGGGAATCCGGAACTTCGGGTTCGCGCCCCTGAAGCTGCCCGCCGACTTGGACTTCTCCGGCCTGTTCCACGGAGTGGACGAACGCGTGCCCGTGGACGCCCTCCAGTTCGGCGTCCGCGTGCTGGACCGGTTCCTGCGCAACAGCTAG